The Amaranthus tricolor cultivar Red isolate AtriRed21 chromosome 2, ASM2621246v1, whole genome shotgun sequence genome contains the following window.
ttgtatCACTTCAGTACATCTTCAGACCCAAAAAAAcaatacaaattcttgtgagagataaTCTATTTAAGAGACCATTCCTAAATTAGTCAgcccattattattttttaatttaattaagttttaatgggtCGAATTTGAGAAACGTCTTTCAGAGAGAGCCTTTCAGAAGACTAATCGGAAAAACAATGCTTTAATTACACTAAGGGGATCTTTTTACAATGATCTGGTTAAGCTAAAGATActtgatttttaatttcataagtCAAAAATTCTTAATAAAatcaccgtgatttgtaaattaccataaaaagacaaaaaaaattaataataaaataaacaaaattaaaaaataaattaaaataacaaaactctcacTCTATAAAATCTTACCACAAAAGGATGATTTGTTAACTTCACAAATAACTGTTATTTACTAAGATCTTTCTCTAGCAGAAAATCTGGGTTTATACCGGTAAAGAGCAAGCTCCACTCATACAAACTCGACTTTCCTTATACAGTTATACTCATCGTTTGTACACTTTGACAGTCGTGAAATTGCCTTTGTTCCTGCAAGTCATTCAAATTGAGTGTTCGGACTTTAAAATTAGACAATCGAAAGTGAGTATTTCCGGTGATTTTTCTTATACAACATTTCATTGTTCCAATGCTATTGAGTAGCTACAACTTTGACGGGTTTGGAGTGGCTGCATGATTGCATTGTCTAATGATAACAAAGATTATAGCTACTCGATCTTTAGTAACAAACTGCATCAGCAACTTTACATATATAAGATGTAAATACGGTTTAATGAGTCCTTTTAGtgtagtccattataatcagaAACAAAAAAAACCGTATGTGGTAACTAATTTTACTTGTGCATACTCATCCATAGGAGAAGACTCACCTTGTCATTAGACATACAACATCGCTCAAGCCAGCATACGCGCCTCAGCTTCTGATAGCCTTGTTGAACTTATCTAACTCTTCCGAATCAACACCATAGATTgcttttattgtatttttacaAAAACTGCAAAAATAACCGTcagtcattatcatcatcatccgaATGAGTCCCGCACAAAGCTGAATCTGGGGAGGATGAAAAAAAGACAGACCAATACCCTCATCAGGAGGAGGTCGCAATCGAAGAGAGCCCCTCAATCAACTGATACCTGCAAGCCTCCTTGTTGAATTTTCTCTTATTGATTCCATACAAATTCTGGAAAACATCTGGCTCAGCGCGACAGAAATATGGCCGATCTGCAGATTTAATTTCTTCTGTAAGCTTGAAGGTTTGATTCAAAGCCAAACTTTAAAGTCACATGAACATAAGAGAAATATGAGTGAATAGAGTTTCACCATCATATATAGAGCATGTCCTAGTGCTCTTATCAAAGTTTATGCACCATCCATCTGCACCTACCAAACTTTTGTAAAGCTGCAATAATCCATAAGGCAAAACTAGAatcaaataagctaaaattattcCAACATGGTTAACTATATGgctaaatatatgaaaatttgtaaataataatCTGTATATACCAAGTGTTGAGATACTTAACTTTGTATACCCAACTATTGCTCATTGACTCAAAATACCACCAAAAAAGCCGATTGAAAACAATGTAGAAAGTATCCCAATAAATGGGGTatacaaacttaaataatagtTAGGGGATATTTTAAATCAATGAGAAATAGCTGAgagtattatttacaaattttccgCTAAATATATTAGATTGTCAAATTGATAAGCTCATCTGTTATATATTTTCTCATTAGTTTCTCGTATTTTTTGTTTCATCACAAGTATCCTTGTAGGATCCTCAACACTTCTAACTGAAATGAAGTACATTCAAAGTTTTTGGTAATGATTCTTTAAATAGCAAGATGAGGACAAGCTGGCCTCAAAGTAACTTGAAAATGAGTTTATATTACACCTAAGAAGCATAAGTCATGATAAGAAATCCAATTTTAGGCCGCACCCACCATTCAAACTCAATTCATTCACCATTTTACAACATGGCTCATGAAATCAAGTGCACtttttatatatgtaaattGCAGATGATATTTCTTGTCAAGGTTTTATCGAAAATAACTTCTTTGTTATCTCTAAAAGGATAAAGTTGCGTATATTCGACCCCAAAACCCATGCAGGTAGATGGTAATGGAATTCACTCAACTACATGGCCAAAGATCTCTCAATTTGATTAGCTAGGTTCAGGTTGCCGACCCAATATGTTGAGATTAAGGATTTTTGTATTGTGTTGTAATTCACTCAACTACGTGGAATATTCATCTGTAACATGTTATACCTACTCAATTAGTTTGAGAGATGATACTCAAAATCCAAGCACATAAGTTTTAAAATGACCTCATATGCCCcaataaattaatttcaattctaatttttcaaatataactTTGCTAGGATGCATAATTGACCAAACCTTATTGCCATAGTTCCTTTTAATCCAATTATGATGAAAAGAGAATACTTTTCTCCAATCCCCCTCAATGAAAATGTTCAAGTTTACTTTTCATCCATTTCCTgcaaaatatagagtaagttttCCCTCCATCAAATCATACCACCAAATTCAACCCCCAAAACCTCAGGATTTGGATCATTCATGGTAAAATAACTCCTCCGAATGTGTTGGTTTTAGAATGAAACTTCGTCGGGTTTATGGGCAGTACCTCGTCGGATTTATGTGCAGTCATGGGTGGATTTTGTGTACAAGACCAAATCTATCACATTCTAGTCAATATAAGCACTCTAAAAAAATACAATCTCTCAAATCCAATCAAAATTCATTCAACATAAAGATTATTTCTGCAAAGTGACACACTTTTTCTATCAATTAGAAACAATTCCTGTAATCATATCCATATAAGCAAACAATTCATATAAATATGCAAATATAAACAATCAATTCATAATTGAGAAGATTATAACCTCAATATCAGAAGGATTATCAAAAATCTCTTCAGGGGTTGCAAAAGTGGGACCCTTTTCAAGCTTACAGCAGGCCCCACATCCTTGAATACACTGCCACAATGGGTCCTTCTTCTTATCTCCAAACCCACCATCTTTCTGCAGCTTAGCCTCTTCTCTATCCACAATCTTTACAGGTTTGAACTTTCCCTTGGAGCTTGTTCTTGACTTTGCTTTACATGTTACTGGCAATAGAAATGTTAGACTGCTGACTCCATGACCTATGGCTTGTGACATAACTTATCTGGAAGAGTGATTGTTTGCAAAATTTGTGCTACAAAATGTGGGAATTGAAAAGTGTATTAGCTAGTCTTGAATAAAATCAAAATGCGGAAATTAACATTGAGATTAGGGtttgggttttgaatacttaatttatattaaataataatgatgaattaCACTGATATTTATACACGAGCTACTCAGCTAATAAaggaaacaaaaataacaagttATACTACTTTCCtaaattacaaatatattaaaatactaCTTTATTTTATAcaagtctcttgagagaccgtctttttgagAAACGTCTCTCAAACCCAGCTCATTAAAGCTTAAagtctacttatcgtattcttaatgcctatttaccttattcttaatgcctatttaccttatccttaatgcctacttataatatcttaaatttcTACTTACATTTatcttaatatctacttataatattataaaaaaatatataatggattggtccaattagagatgatctttcaaagagaccgcctctcacaataatttgtgaaaCCCTATTGAATACTTTGTAAATTTGGGATGGGCTTTGTTTTGCTTCATTTATTTGAACTCTGGCCAAATTTGTTCAAAAACTTTTTTTCCTGAAACTTCGAACAAAAAAAGCTTTTTCTAACAAAACTTACAAATTGAGTTTgagataattttattttctaagatAAGTGTCTTTCCATTCGAGCATGAGAAATGACGGTATTTGCTAAAACTAACAGCGGACGATTAGTAAACTTCGTCAAAAAGTCAATTTAATAATTATCCGGTGTTATCAACAACGGGTGATTATTAAGCTGATCAAAAAGTCAGACAATAATCACTCGTTATTAGTAACAACGGACAATTATTAGATTTACTTTTTGACTCGATTTGATAATTgtccgctgttagtaacagtgaataATATCATTCCTCAGGCTCagtta
Protein-coding sequences here:
- the LOC130806418 gene encoding uncharacterized protein LOC130806418 isoform X1, which translates into the protein MSQAIGHGVSSLTFLLPVTCKAKSRTSSKGKFKPVKIVDREEAKLQKDGGFGDKKKDPLWQCIQGCGACCKLEKGPTFATPEEIFDNPSDIELYKSLVGADGWCINFDKSTRTCSIYDDRPYFCRAEPDVFQNLYGINKRKFNKEACSFCKNTIKAIYGVDSEELDKFNKAIRS
- the LOC130806418 gene encoding uncharacterized protein LOC130806418 isoform X2: MSQAIGHGVSSLTFLLPVTCKAKSRTSSKGKFKPVKIVDREEAKLQKDGGFGDKKKDPLWQCIQGCGACCKLEKGPTFATPEEIFDNPSDIELYKSLVGADGWCINFDKSTRTCSIYDDRPYFCRAEPDVFQNLYGINKRKFNKEACRYQLIEGLSSIATSS